In Ktedonobacterales bacterium, one genomic interval encodes:
- a CDS encoding DUF4177 domain-containing protein — translation MAAWEYKVAYIDYRGRISSEGQETLISGEERRSTFARRYLDALGHEGWELVGIQPLSPQSAYYIFKRPATEGGSSTSAGAASTEASGPTKVEEA, via the coding sequence ATGGCCGCATGGGAATATAAAGTCGCCTATATTGATTATCGTGGGCGTATCTCGTCCGAGGGCCAGGAAACACTTATCAGTGGGGAAGAGCGCCGCAGCACCTTTGCCCGGCGCTATCTTGACGCCCTGGGTCACGAAGGCTGGGAACTGGTAGGCATCCAGCCACTCTCTCCCCAGTCCGCCTATTACATCTTCAAGCGCCCGGCAACAGAGGGCGGCTCCTCAACCAGTGCGGGCGCGGCAAGCACAGAAGCTTCCGGCCCTACCAAAGTGGAGGAAGCCTAG